In Daphnia pulicaria isolate SC F1-1A chromosome 5, SC_F0-13Bv2, whole genome shotgun sequence, a single genomic region encodes these proteins:
- the LOC124341317 gene encoding acyl-protein thioesterase 1-like, translated as MAGKVVIEASAKHTATVIFFHGLGDTGHGWASSLAEIKPAFVKLVCPTAPTIPVTLNSGFRMPAWFDLKGLDLSAGEDTEGIQRAAVSVQSLIEEEIKGGIPSNRIVIGGFSQGGALSLYSSLVTKHTLGGVVALSCWLPLRDSFPAKIAGNTETPIMMCHGDSDPIVPLRWGEQSAALLKKFNKSVEFRTYKNLAHSSSDEEMRDLKAFIMRTIL; from the exons ATGGCAGGCAAGGTCGTCATCGAGGCTTCCGCAAAACACACGGCTACG GTCATATTCTTTCACGGATTGGGAGACACAGG TCATGGCTGGGCCAGCAGTTTG GCTGAAATCAAACCAGCTTTCGTCAAATTGGTATGCCCGACTGC ACCAACAATTCCAGTCACTTTGAATTCTGGATTCAGGATGCCAGCATG GTTTGATCTCAAAGGCCTTGACCTGAGTGCTGGTGAGGACACAGAAGGAATTCAGAGAGCTGCTGTCTCTGTCCAGAGTCTTATTGAGGAAGAGATCAAGGGAGGGATTCCCTCCAATCGTATAGTTATTGGTGGATTTTCCCAAGGAGGTGCCCTGTCACTCTACTCTTCGTTggtcaccaaacacacactgGGTGGTGTGGTGGCTCTCTCCTGCTGGCTTCCATTGCGTGATAGTTTCCCAGCC AAAATTGCCGGCAACACTGAAACTCCAATTATGATGTGCCACGGAGATTCGGATCCTATCGTTCCACTCCGATGGGGAGAGCAAAGTGCAGCCCTTCTTAAGAAATTCAACAAATCCGTCGAATTTCGCACCTACAAAAACTTGGCCCATTCGTCTTCCGATGAG GAAATGAGGGATCTTAAGGCATTCATAATGCGTACTATACTTtag